One region of Ictalurus punctatus breed USDA103 chromosome 6, Coco_2.0, whole genome shotgun sequence genomic DNA includes:
- the sona gene encoding serine/arginine repetitive matrix protein 2, which translates to MECAVNTIVESGDPTETIQCEDNALRDGSETPRKKNKKHKKHKSKKKRKKKKDEKESSSESGVESDHESQTKSGVKKEDPSNESGDRDEDKESAKNSVAEPHNDDYKARKTKRHTGKKKKKKRRKEEEKQQRNSPRSRSVSTSESESESESESKLPQALDPSSSDRRSPVTALKLSNDRCKDKLSVPDDKKGEVTSKSEHTEDECIKPAWREDESPQDAHLQTVNREHNENDLKIENHEKNRSFSKTQELPDIIPKQENVHKEQLKQKNIVKEPHENQRGKGNKESVSRLRSRSRSDDKSSHSRSATPKQSSGKPAHRKDKSQSRERSVSCSRRNSSTKKRHSRSPSESHRSRSRSVRGPKRKSRSLSGKRRRRSESRSNTRTKRSRTKSPRRGRRTRSRSVVKLRRSRSRSKRSISRRKNRSRSHSRSARRGRRSQSRSRRRTPPSHTRKSRSRSIRRRRRTRSRSVVILRRSRSRMRRNRRSRSRSRNPRRRSRSCSPLRSRRSKSKSPVRQRRSKSPRRARSESRSPKCSKRSKSRSRNSRTASPKFSRGAQKGKSKRSRSNSPKDTSRSRSNSRGRLSSDRSQSPAKSRSRSLSPAKDQDLSVKSDDKEISESKIEEASVAVDKAAPAEKWKPLTDKYLSPENTSNENLEQTELGSKNKNSSKESKSTLEGTGRQNASRSRSSSSEPLAQDESSGSDDNEQSDNSRSRTPSPAKKKSGLKPSRVSKSPIRRKRSRSASSTHKARSRSKSVSGREKSKSPTRKRRSRSSSQSPRKRSTSRSPGRRRKSRSRSVTQRGKSRSKSRTRTKRSKSKSPKRKRSKSRSPVRKRRSKSRSPARRKRSKSLEKSKRSKSRSPTRKRRSRSRAHHSRSKRSRSASRRRRPMFRGHSFDRRDRWKREPSHSPILILRKRRSTSRTRRSASKTPPRLTELDKDQLLEIAKANAAAMCAKAGMPIPESLRPKAILQLPLPTPTPAPLSLPLPLPVPNLPMNIPMGIPGMPAIPNMPMNAAMASMTAATMTAALSNMGALAAMPPMPPLPTITNKPPPAPTPNLANIEEVKRKVAQQANSISIKELTEKCKQIAESKEEMGL; encoded by the exons GGTGATCCAACTGAAACTATTCAGTGTGAAGATAATGCTCTCAGGGATGGCAGTGAAACACCacgaaagaaaaataagaagcacaaaaagcacaaaagtaAGAAGAAGcgcaagaagaagaaggatgagAAAGAGAGCAGCTCTGAATCTGGAGTGGAATCAGACCACGAATCTCAAACAAAGTCAGG TGTAAAAAAAGAAGACCCATCCAACGAGTCTGGGGATCGTGATGAAGATAAAGAATCTGCAAAAAATTCTGTTGCAG AACCACACAATGATGACTACAAGGCAAGAAAAACAAAGCGTCATAcagggaaaaagaagaagaaaaagagacgaaaagaagaagaaaagcaacAGCGAAATTCTCCTCGTTCACGCTCAGTGAGTACATCTGAATCCGAGTCCGAATCGGAATCTGAGTCAAAGTTGCCACAAGCATTGGACCCCTCTAGCTCAGACAGGAGGTCACCAGTGACTGCACTGAAGCTTTCAAATGACAGGTGTAAAGATAAGCTGTCAGTACCAGATGACAAAAAGGGAGAAGTCACTAGCAAATCTGAgcatactgaagatgaatgcatAAAACCAGCATGGAGGGAAGATGAGTCTCCACAGGACGCACATTTGCAAACTGTTAATCGAGAACACAATGAAAATGACCTCAAAATTGAGAACCATGAAAAGAATAGAAGTTTTAGCAAAACTCAGGAGCTCCCTGATATAATTCCCAAGCAGGAGAATGTACACAAAGAGCAACTTAAACAGAAGAACATAGTCAAGGAACCACATGAGAATCAGAGAGGAAAGGGAAATAAGGAGTCGGTCTCTAGGTTAAGGTCTCGGTCACGTTCTGATGATAAATCAAGCCACAGTCGTTCAGCAACTCCAAAGCAATCATCTGGTAAACCAGCACATAGGAAAGATAAATCACAGTCCAGAGAAAGGTCTGTTTCTTGCTCGAGAAGGAACAGTAGTACCAAAAAGAGGCATTCAAGGTCACCATCAGAAAGTCACAGGTCACGCTCAAGATCTGTCAGAGGACCAAAGCGCAAATCAAGGTCCCTGTCTGGAAAGCGAAGGCGTCGCTCTGAATCCAGGTCCAATACCAGAACCAAACGATCCAGGACCAAGTCCCCACGACGTGGCCGACGAACAAGATCTCGATCTGTTGTAAAGCTACGCCGTTCACGGTCACGGTCAAAACGATCAATTTCTCGCAGAAAGAACCGTTCAAGGTCACACTCAAGATCTGCTCGGCGAGGCAGGCGCTCACAATCACGCTCTCGAAGGAGGACACCACCATCCCATACACGAAAGTCTAGGTCCAGGTCAATCAGGAGACGGAGACGAACCCGTTCAAGGTCTGTTGTGATCCTCAGACGATCTAGATCCCGGATGAGGAGAAACAGACGTTCTAGATCGAGGTCTAGAAACCCAAGAAGACGAAGCAGATCTTGCTCTCCCCTGCGCTCCAGGCGCTCCAAATCAAAATCTCCAGTTCGACAAAGGAGGTCAAAATCTCCACGTAGGGCAAGGTCGGAATCAAGATCTCCTAAGTGCAGTAAGCGGTCAAAATCACGTTCTCGTAATTCGAGGACTGCCTCACCTAAATTTAGTAGAGGAGCACAAAAAGGTAAAAGTAAGCGATCCAGATCCAATTCACCGAAAGACACATCCAGATCTAGATCTAATTCGAGAGGAAGACTTTCCTCAGATAGAAGTCAGTCTCCAGCTAAGAGCAGGTCTAGATCTTTGTCACCGGCCAAAGACCAAGATTTGTCAGTTAAAAGTGATGATAAGGAAATATCAGAGTCCAAAATAGAAGAAGCTTCCGTTGCAGTAGACAAAGCAGCTCCAGCCGAAAAATGGAAGCCACTGACGGATAAATATCTATCTCCAGAAAACACCTCAAATGAGAACTTGGAACAAACAGAACTTggatcaaaaaataaaaactccagtAAAGAGTCTAAGAGCACCCTGGAGGGCACTGGGAGGCAAAATGCATCTAGATCAAGGTCCTCTTCATCAGAACCATTGGCTCAGGATGAGAGTTCTGGGTCAGATGATAACGAGCAGTCTGATAACTCAAGATCACGAACACCAAGTccagccaaaaaaaaatcagggttAAAGCCCAGCAGGGTGTCTAAGTCACCTATTCGAAGGAAGCGCTCTAGGTCTGCTTCTTCAACCCATAAGGCACGGTCCAGATCGAAGTCTGTTAGTGGTAGGGAAAAGTCTAAATCCCCTACAAGGAAGCGAAGATCTAGATCTTCCTCACAGAGCCCAAGGAAGAGGTCAACATCTAGGTCCCCTGGCCGGCGAAGGAAATCGCGTTCAAGATCAGTCACTCAAAGGGGGAAATCAAGGTCTAAATCTCGTACCAGGACCAAGCGCTCAAAGTCTAAATCCCCCAAAAGAAAACGATCTAAGTCTAGATCACCAGTACGAAAAAGGCGGTCTAAATCACGTTCTCCTGCTCGAAGGAAGAGGTCAAAGAGTCTAGAAAAAAGCAAACGATCAAAATCTCGTTCCCCTACCAGAAAGAGAAGGTCACGGTCAAGGGCCCATCATTCACGATCTAAAAGATCTCGCTCAGCATCTCGTCGGAGGAGACCCATGTTTCGAGGCCATTCTTTTGACAGGCGAGATCGGTGGAAGCGTGAGCCAagccattcacccattctcatcCTCCGAAAAAGAAGGTCCACCTCAAGAACACGTCGTAGCGCTAGTAAGACGCCACCACGTCTCACAGAGCTAG ACAAGGATCAGCTATTAGAGATCGCTAAAGCTAATGCTGCAGCAATGTGTGCTAAAGCAGGGATGCCCATCCCAGAGAGCCTTAGGCCCAAGGCTATCCTCCAGTTGCCTTTGCCAACTCCTACTCCAGCCCCTCTGTCTTTGCCACTGCCCCTGCCAGTTCCCAACTTGCCCATGAATATCCCGATGGGAATACCTGGTATGCCTGCAATACCAAACATGCCTATGAATGCTGCAATGGCTAGTATGACAGCAGCCACCATGACTGCGGCGCTGTCTAACATGGGAGCCTTGGCAGCCATGCCCCCTATGCCCCCGCTGCCCACCATCACCAACAAACCTCCCCCAGCTCCTACTCCTAATCTGGCAAATATTGAAGAAGTCAAGAGAAAAGTGGCACAGCAGGCTAACAGCATCAGTATTAAGGAGCTGACAGAG aAATGTAAGCAGATTGCAGAAAGTAAAGAGGAGATGGGTCTCTGA